cggttgctaactatcctttgcgcggtttgcagcttcagatctgccatcccactaccacggtcaacactatactcatcgtgcttacggtttccccattttatgatgaccacgatcagcctacgtggttcgtgtcgtaatctccacccatcgagctaaacaagcttagttgtacaaattcaaatctgatattatgctgatattagtaaaactgagagatgtttaattggtcagctaaatgttcctactttagtttcgaaatgcatgtgagccacatatggagagaccggaaggaatagtatttctctgtgcgctctggttcatcatgggtggccaaccgacattgtatagaaagacttgtaatatcttcaatctgcttgctcttctgctcttctttaagatgatcctcttctcttgcggtcgactggtcaggtcaagttattctcccttagtatattttgaatctgtcaggtcaggtcgacttgttctgttGAAGCCGTCATCTgtgaagtatcatcacttctggagctctcatattttgagtagtaggccacattatattaatgcacacaccaaattacagcatgcggcacctcttagaagaattgcagagatagcacaaaggggtttacagggaggaagtattggattagaatcacttctgcattacaaagataatctcacttgtttttacgttttcatgcatgtccggtattgaacattatcaaaatgaatatgagaatgggcgcatgagaggaatattgtggaacaatccactggctaaacttggcatggtggaggatggcctatcttattcacccatcaaggtgcatgctctaacttggcaaggttgtattggtcgcacatattttgcatctgacctcttgcattacttctactttgttacaccatctgcttagtttaagcatcatatatgagtatatgccatacctatccattttctgtacctattccatgtgtcgtcatactatgtttttccagtcaaatgttgttcttttgTAATAGAtgtccactacaagaaatatgtcaacttgtgaccctcactattggccgctgaaaggtcatagtttttcatttgcgacctttttgtgaccaaaaacagaaggtcaaaagctggcagtcgtaaactgaaattaacgaccttctctcagaaggtcgttgaacccatgaccttttgttttggtcactggctgtctgcccaggccacatcggatccgacgtggcaatctgacgtggcaaaattgcgaccaattgaAAAGGTCACAAATTAGAATCGGCCCGGTCCAATTGGGTGTTTATATGGGCTGAGCCCATTAATTCAGCCCATTTGTTGTTTTTTTCTTTCAATTTGGGTAAGCTACACGGGCCAGGCCCTATAATTCAGCCTTTTTATTTTTTGGGTTGTGGcccttctttttcctttttcaaaTGGGACCCAATTGTCAGAATCTGATAAGCGGGTCCCAAATGTCCGTTTCTGGTTTGTGGGTCCTTATTGTCATGGTCATTTTCCTCAGATTTCAATATGCCAATAATTAAACAACCAATATTTAAATCAAAATAGAAAGAAAACATGTGTAATACTTCAAATAACAAGAAGCAACAATCTGTTACATCAACACATACAAATGCGATCACAGTATAACAAGCTCTACAGGTGTACAATATGTCACATGAGCCGATGAGCATCAAGCTCTATAGTATAACATGTGTACATACAATCAAATACACAGGCACAAAAACATGGTGGCAACATCAACTAAGACTATGATGCACATCTCCAGGCTGATCTTTGGTCACAGCAGCAGCCACCTGGAAAACATAAGATCCTGATCTATATAAATTATTTACTTAAAGATTCTTCTCCTCGAGTTCCTTGTACACAAACTTTTGACGAATGAAGGAAAAATTCTGCGGATTATAAATCAGAAAAGTTAGGGAACATAATCAAGTGTAGCCGTGCATATAACATTCTCCTAACAATGAAACATAGCTGCAGAATTTGAGATCTAATAAGAAACCATGCATATAACATTCTCATAACAACAAACTGAGATATATTTGGAAAGGGAAAATGACAAGTATCAACCTACTGCTAGATAACAGAGCAAACATGTCAAAATTATTCAGATATCCCGATGTGTGTGTCACATTATACATGCATCAAGCTTCAGGCCATCAATTTTAGGACGAGTAGATACCTAACTTCATGCCGATGATATGGATGGGGCTTATGTAGAACATCTGGTAAGCATCATCTTTGACGCTGAACATTGCAGATACTTGTCCATTTAGTACTCTATCATGCGCTCCTGCCATCGCGCCAGAGAGGATATGATAAGTCTAAAATACTATTAGCAGCCCACAATGCTAAAAAGGTGCTCTACGATAGTGAACTAGTGGATATCACTCAAGTAAACTATTTTACTCCTTACATACAACAGTCAGGAATTAGTACAGTTGTTAAAGCAGGAGTAAGCTGATCATATAACATAAGAGTCAGGAATTCTATGCTTATTTTTAAGAAAAAATGATACAAGTTAAGACTTTGTTTAACAGTAGGTCTAAGAAAATAAACTGTGCATTTGGTGAGAATATAGCAATAGATTAAGAGCATATTGTTCAGCATCACACAGATAGCAGAAACATGCTACAGGAAGCTATTTGCATAAAGTAGAGAAGTACAAAACAAGCTATTGACCATCCTACTGGTAGCAAGGACATAAAGATAATCACTTAATAAGATAAGAAGCAGACATGAATCACATAACTATGTACAATTCAATATCCCAACTGAGAGTGAACATGTATTCAACATTTCCTGCATTTCAATACATGCACGACAGATTCATAGCAAAACTATATATAGCTGTACAAACATGCATGAATAGGAAAGCAACCAAGCTACAAGAACATATAAGGAAACAGAGGGAATCACTATAACCTATGGAGTGACAAGCACATATATGAACTCAAAGTAATGCCCAGCTAGACCAAAAGAAGCTGGATTAGTCAGAAGCACATATATGAGCCGTGCCGTCCAGTCCCGCAGCCACCAACtcgcgccgctcgccgccgcggTCACCACCTTCGTCGTCGACGCGGCGGTGCTGCCAGATCTGCAAAAAACAGAAGAGGCGTTTGGAATCAGGCGAATGGACATCACACTTGCCAACTAATTAACTATAGCATGCTAAAGAAACATTTCATTAACAAATCTGATTCATGAACTAGCTTATTGAGTATGACAAAAATGCTTAGAATAAAAATCATTTCAAGAAATGCTGCAGTAGCTAAAAAACAAATTAAGCTATACCATTTCAGGAAAATGTGTAAGTTGTTCAACTTTTCTCACATTCACTCCAGCTGCTTCCAAACTTGACGTTGTACCACCAGTGGGGACCCATGTTACTTGACTAGTTGTTCAAACACATGGGGCCCTAATCGAGTATCACCAGATAGACCTAGACAACAGATACAAAATGTTCTCAAAAAGATAGAACATTAACTAGTGTGTGCAGTATAGTGTGCCTAATGATTTAGTCTGCAGGGTTTAGATGCTACTAGTACACATGAATCCAACCACTCTGCTTCTACACAGTCATCAGGCTGTAGGGTCTCGTGACTTTTGTTCATCAGTCCAACAGCCTATTTACACTAAAACCAGCGCTACAGCAATAATAATCATAGGGAAGCCGATTTGGTTACCTGTTGGCGCAGCCACGGCCCCAACCCTGCAGCACCTCCATGAACTCCTTGGTGCCCGAGCCCGCGATGGTGCCCAAGTTGTTCACATGGTCTGCCACTTCAAAACAATCATCAGAGAAAATAGGTCTTTCCATGGAGGAGAGAGCGTAGACTAGATCATCGGCCTTGTGCCAAATCCCCCACGCCTTCCCGTGACGGCCTTCACAACAATGACCTGCAAGCAAAACACACCAAAAACTAAGTCACACATGCATGCTACTAATCCACTGTCATGTAGTTGTTTGGTTATTATTTTAGATTAATATGAATAATTCAATATGTATTAtctgttttaaaaaatgaagtaaATATGTTATGCTAGACTATTGTTTCAAACAAATATATTAGAATGTTAAATTTAACATGCTAGAAAATTAAAGTAGAGTGCCCAACACACATAGTGTAAGTAAGACTAGCATATAGTAGTTTGTCTTGTACAGAATGCTTCTAATCTAAGTAAGCATGAGAGTGTACGTGTTGGATCTTTGTCATGCATGCAAATATTTTATGAGGAGAACTAGATACATGTATGTGACCATTAGAATGCATACGTGTGTAGGGGAGCTCCCTCAGCATCGCTGCTATCGTGTTTGACCAATGAAACAAAAGGTTTACAGGGAGCTTTATTGTAACTGGCATGCTTTGTTGTAACTGGATTCACTATTTAGTCACAGGAATACAACACAGTTCAAGAAATACTCCACCAAAGACAAATCATAAATTAAACTACTGCAAGCAAGAAGAGATAAGAAGAGGCAACTACTGCTTGCAAGCACTACTGCTTGCAAGTCCCAACTTAACAACAGCTATCATCAATTTAGTTAATCGAAGATGCTACTCTAACTACTCCATTTTGCAAGATGCCACTGTAACTATCAGTACTGGAGTAATCGAATGTGTTGCAAGATGCTACTCTAACCAGATGCTCCAAGTTGATACTCCAAGATACTGCAAGCAAGTTCATACTCCCACAAGAAGAGAATTCAGACAAGAATCTGTTCCACACACACTGTTCATTCGAGCCTGTGCTCTCTGTAAATCTTGAAACAGTACCACACGGACGTCCAACCAGCGGCAGAGAGGTCAGCCACAGCACAATAGACCTAGAGCTACAACCTGACAGTAACAATAACCGCACAACACAAGCATTCCTCACGCATGTGACTGAAAAAGTAACAGAAATTCGTTTAACGGTGCTCTGGTAGGTGTACCTCTCGCCTAAGCTCCTCATCTGTGTCATCGCCATCTGCCAACTGCTGGTTCGACAATGTGCTCTCTGCAAAACCTGAAACAATACCACACAGACATCCAACCAGCGGCAGAGAGGTCAACCACAGGTACACAGCACACCAAACCAATACCGTGAAATCACAAATCTGACCGAGAAATCCAGGGCACCTTTCTCTTCGTCCGAGGCCGGGAGCGCCTCCCCTGTCCAGTCCTTGGGCACGAGCGGATCTTGCACAGACACGAATGCACCAAAAAATAAAAACATCACCGCCTGGGATCAAAGAACGAACGAACAGAGGAGCCGgacgcgagggagagggagaggtagGGTTGGCTTACCCAGTGGGCGGAGGCGGGGCTGtcggggccggggcggggcggcggcggcggaaccAGAAGAGGAAGCCGTCGACGAGGAAGGCGTCGAAGAAGGCCACCACCGCCCTCACAAGCGCCTCCGCACACCCGCACATAGAGCTCCTCGAAGGAGAGACTTTGACACGGTGCTTGACGGGCTAGATCTTGGGAATGCGCTTCCGCCGCCGCCCCTTCCCGTGCGCCCGCGCAGCAGTGATCCGCCCTCCCTGCCTAGGGTAGGGGCCGCGCCCGGTTGATCTGGCCGGAGAGGATGAAGGCCCGGAGCGAGGGGAGCATCGAGGAGAGGAAGGGAGGGGGTTGGGGTGGCGATGCGGTGAGGAAGGGCACGGGGGAGGCCATGGATGCTGATGAAAGGGCGCGGGGGCGGCGATGTGGTGAGGAAGGGCTCGCCGGTGGAGCTGATGGGGAGGAGGCAGCGGCAGCGATCTGGAAGGGGAAGGGAGGAGGGGTTTGCGGTGGGGTGGAGACAGGTAGGGGTTTGCGGTGGGGAATGTATGGGTGGATGGATGGAGGGATGTGGGATGAggagatggatggatggatggatatgtGCCATGTCATCGATCCATGGCACAAACGTCTCCACCAATCAGAATTAAGCGGATGTAATTGTATTTCTTCTTTAGTTTCTCTTATATATTTTCTCATCAATGTAAAGAATCTATCAAATATTTACTGCAAAATGGCACcatttcatttttcaaaaatattagACCATATTTATGTCCAATTAACCAGATGATTGTGTGTTAAAAACTTTTCATCAACCTCCCATCAAATTGACAAATGTTTGCCGATTCAGCAGGaaacgggtcaaatttgaactacccCCATCGCACaatttgctatttattttttccaaaaatcatttctaggtacagaagtatctatttaatcagagaaacacaaaaagttttccaagattcaaccactgcCTAGGAACGatcatgcccgccgttttgaccgcattttgaaacggacataaaaaattcaaaaaaattgaaaaccttcgcattgtgtcattatatgtaaccaagttaccaggaaaaataataaacttgtaatacggtaattatttttaaaaagtgttctcacaaacgagctatcatgcgtgaagatgcatggctttcaagccaaatgatcaatcttatggccacattcatgacatagtttgttaAAATGATCTCAtgttgtgcacaagggtgcatattggaatagcaaacaatgttgcctaaggaagttttcattttctttggacgaaaaaaccattttccatttttcgagtgcccaaaaggaggtttttttgggaaggacctcccaaataattgttgcaaaattgtaccaaatcaattttctaaaatactaggacatatttgatgcacaattgaccaaatggttgggtgtaaaaagttttgatccacctctcgtgaaaaagaaaaatttccgccgattcagttagaagcgggtcaaatttgaactgtacttgccttgtagtttgctatttattttttccaaaaatcatttctaggtacataagtatctatttaatcagagaaacaccaaaaaaattccaagattcaaccactagctaggaacggtcattcccgccgttttgaccgcattttgcaacgggcataaaaaattcaaaaaaaatataaaaattggaaaaccttcgcattgtgtcattatatgtggcaaagttaccaggaaaaataataaaattgtaatacggcaattcttttaaaaaagtgttctcagaaatgagctatcatgtgtgaagattcatggctttcaaccAAAATGATCAATCtcatggccacattcatggcatagtttgttcaaatgatctcatattgtgcacaagggtgcatattggaatggcaaacaatgttgcctaaggaagttttcattttctttggacaaaaaaaccattttccattttatGAGTACCCAAAAGGAatgttttttgtgaaggacctcccaaataattgttgcaaaattggaccaaatcaattttctaaaatactaggacatatttaatgcacaattaacaaaatggtttggtgtaaaaagttttgatccacctctcgtgaaaaagacaaatttccgccgattcagttggaagcgggtcaaatttgaactgcggctgcctcatagtttgctatttattttttccaaaaatcatttctagttacataatTACCTATTTAaccataaatacatggtttggtggcgatacgtcgaagtttgggcggtggccgagggccccaactctagagcgcgtaaactcgcatgtCTGTCGCGTGGTCACCACGTGACCAtggcgttgccatgtgttctgggcagcccaggcatgtctagtgggttgggcactccccaggtaggtgctaggaagaaaattacaacaaAAGATTCTCAtgaggagaccgatcgatgctcaaacatgaattagcaaccaagtgtttgattagcggtacgggaaatgtacatggctaatgggcgtgagttttggctgaggattatcagttactaagaagaccgtcttcacaaattttcagctcaaaaggaggagcctaggtggtacttgctttgcaaagtaccacactagacataaatacgaatgttgaagctgggctcaaaataatgaatggattgagctggcatttggtggaggatggttatttgggcataggaaagcactatagaaaatggatactatttggacatgccaaagtggtacttccttcacaaagtgttgttatgaacagaataggaaaatgaatattgttgaattatttttgaactaggcaaggaaggtttttttacatatttgacaaagatatgacccaaagaatttatgagatttttttgggcattttgggaatgacagaaatataggttgcttcacaacctggggcaaaaaatgccacatggacatgacacataggcaaaactgatgaggtggcgcctagtcatagcaacccaccacaatttacaaggttatgaccatctatattggtcatgatcagctagaaataaggcagcggaccagtgctatctgctttatgaccatttcgtgtaaggaaattacaacctttctgaccaaaatggtcgttatactttagggtttggagccccccgaacagattttgaccaattggtctgaaatggtcatagatctatgaccaattcttccagggtcgctgacagaaggtcactagttgacatatttcttgtagtggtccaaaaggaagagggtgattgcagatcctcaaggagtacaaactaggtatttggaaaaggtagtgatacctgttaaat
This sequence is a window from Aegilops tauschii subsp. strangulata cultivar AL8/78 chromosome 7, Aet v6.0, whole genome shotgun sequence. Protein-coding genes within it:
- the LOC120968547 gene encoding uncharacterized protein isoform X1, encoding MCGCAEALVRAVVAFFDAFLVDGFLFWFRRRRPAPAPTAPPPPTGSARAQGLDRGGAPGLGRRERCPGFLGFAESTLSNQQLADGDDTDEELRREVIVVKAVTGRRGGFGTRPMI
- the LOC120968547 gene encoding uncharacterized protein isoform X2 yields the protein MFLFFGAFVSVQDPLVPKDWTGEALPASDEEKGFAESTLSNQQLADGDDTDEELRREVIVVKAVTGRRGGFGTRPMI